Proteins co-encoded in one Maylandia zebra isolate NMK-2024a linkage group LG16, Mzebra_GT3a, whole genome shotgun sequence genomic window:
- the LOC101465979 gene encoding uncharacterized protein LOC101465979 isoform X2, protein MIYCYFLAVWILTSSTVAGKQKTQYGLVGETVNFRTDIRDRLDDILWKHNGNKVVQFDGKEQIEYSQFQKRVTLDWGSADLEINQLTHSDSGQYELDAGKESGVIRLNFELKVLDTVTKPTITCNMSDGSSSDKSGSEATLKCSAHSSQSLNYTWSQPGKIQPGQILSIPLGTEHDDKVYSCTASNQLSKEIATFTAKDCYPVGASTGLITGLIIGVIALLLCVLGAVFCAVKHKAKKEKTAAEQPHSDHESDQPSDPLLHRRETRPSSQKLHHPEETLKNSNSDHKDEKHKKLDRHTGKVKKMVQNIEQGQIDPVSIENEVEENRKKEDSKSDDMTNTISKQTESEKRVDEQTSVSLENGIWPSAVQPNSPLNDEAPVAAEDVNSQQAPGIKKENQSIGSDLVKKADDDQMSAPENNASLSAAEPLSSLAPASPTMASKNDAGENVDGSNKEQATGQPNKEIVGKSSGSGEGN, encoded by the exons ttgctggaaaacagaaaacacaatatGGACTCGTGGGTGAGACAGTCAACTTCAGGACAGATATCAGAGACCGCCTTGATGACATTCTGTGGAAACACAATGGGAATAAAGTGGTACAATTTGATGGCAAAGAGCAAATTGAATACAGTCAATTTCAAAAGAGGGTCACCCTCGACTGGGGCTCTGCAGACCTGGAAATCAACCAACTAACACACAGTGACAGTGGACAATATGAATTGGATGCGGGAAAGGAAAGTGGTGTTATTCGTCTTAACTTTGAATTGAAGGTCCTAG ACACAGTGACCAAGCCCACCATAACCTGTAACATGAGCGATGGCAGCAGCTCTGACAAATCAGGAAGTGAAGCCACACTGAAGTGCTCTGCACACTCATCACAATCCTTAAACTACACGTGGAGCCAACCTGGAAAAATTCAGCCTGGCCAGATATTATCGATACCTCTAGGGACAGAACATGATGATAAAGTATACAGCTGTACTGCAAGCAACCAATTGTCCAAAGAAATAGCTACATTCACTGCAAAGGATTGCTACCCTG ttGGAGCCTCAACAGGACTCATTACTGGACTGATTATTGGCGTGATAGCACTACTCTTGTGTGTTTTGGGTGCAGTGTTCTGTGcagtaaagcataaag caaaaaaggagaaaaccgCTGCGGAACAGCCACATAGTG ATCATGAATCTGATCAACCATCAGACCCTCTTCTTCATAGAAGAGAAACAAGGCCCTCTTCCCAAAAGCTTCACCATCCGGAAGAAACTTTGAAGAATAGCAATTCTGATCACAAAGATGAAAAACACAAGAAGTTGGACCGACACACTGGAAAAG TGAAGAAGATGGTTCAAAACATTGAACAAGGACAGATAG ATCCAGTCTCTATAGAAAATGAAGTGGAAGAGAATAGGAAAAAAGAAGACAGTAAATCAGATGACATGACAAACACCATTTCTAAACAGACAG AGTCAGAGAAAAGGGTAGATGAGCAAACATCGGTTTCACTTGAAAATGGTATTTGGCCATCTGCAGTCCAGCCAAATTCTCCTTTGAACGACGAGGCACCTGTTGCTGCGGAAGATGTCAACTCACAACAGGCCCctggaataaagaaagaaaatcaatcaATTGGCTCAG ACTTGGTGAAAAAAGCAGATGACGACCAAATGTCTGCTCCTGAAAATAATGCCTCTCTGTCAGCTGCAGAGCCGCTTTCATCTTTGGCCCCAGCTTCTCCAACGATGGCATCTAAAAATGATGCTGGGGAAAATGTGGATGGCTCCAACAAAGAACAGGCTACTGGACAACCTAATAAGGAAATTGTTGGAAAGTCATCAGGCTCGGGGGAAGGAAATTAA
- the LOC101465979 gene encoding uncharacterized protein LOC101465979 isoform X1, with translation MIYCYFLAVWILTSSTVAGKQKTQYGLVGETVNFRTDIRDRLDDILWKHNGNKVVQFDGKEQIEYSQFQKRVTLDWGSADLEINQLTHSDSGQYELDAGKESGVIRLNFELKVLDTVTKPTITCNMSDGSSSDKSGSEATLKCSAHSSQSLNYTWSQPGKIQPGQILSIPLGTEHDDKVYSCTASNQLSKEIATFTAKDCYPVGASTGLITGLIIGVIALLLCVLGAVFCAVKHKAKKEKTAAEQPHSDHESDQPSDPLLHRRETRPSSQKLHHPEETLKNSNSDHKDEKHKKLDRHTGKVKKMVQNIEQGQIDPVSIENEVEENRKKEDSKSDDMTNTISKQTESEKRVDEQTSVSLENGIWPSAVQPNSPLNDEAPVAAEDVNSQQAPGIKKENQSIGSGVENNKDEPKKVKPVVPVKSFKIRKGQANINPAREEEHSGATESGLQSSTAPKNPDLVKKADDDQMSAPENNASLSAAEPLSSLAPASPTMASKNDAGENVDGSNKEQATGQPNKEIVGKSSGSGEGN, from the exons ttgctggaaaacagaaaacacaatatGGACTCGTGGGTGAGACAGTCAACTTCAGGACAGATATCAGAGACCGCCTTGATGACATTCTGTGGAAACACAATGGGAATAAAGTGGTACAATTTGATGGCAAAGAGCAAATTGAATACAGTCAATTTCAAAAGAGGGTCACCCTCGACTGGGGCTCTGCAGACCTGGAAATCAACCAACTAACACACAGTGACAGTGGACAATATGAATTGGATGCGGGAAAGGAAAGTGGTGTTATTCGTCTTAACTTTGAATTGAAGGTCCTAG ACACAGTGACCAAGCCCACCATAACCTGTAACATGAGCGATGGCAGCAGCTCTGACAAATCAGGAAGTGAAGCCACACTGAAGTGCTCTGCACACTCATCACAATCCTTAAACTACACGTGGAGCCAACCTGGAAAAATTCAGCCTGGCCAGATATTATCGATACCTCTAGGGACAGAACATGATGATAAAGTATACAGCTGTACTGCAAGCAACCAATTGTCCAAAGAAATAGCTACATTCACTGCAAAGGATTGCTACCCTG ttGGAGCCTCAACAGGACTCATTACTGGACTGATTATTGGCGTGATAGCACTACTCTTGTGTGTTTTGGGTGCAGTGTTCTGTGcagtaaagcataaag caaaaaaggagaaaaccgCTGCGGAACAGCCACATAGTG ATCATGAATCTGATCAACCATCAGACCCTCTTCTTCATAGAAGAGAAACAAGGCCCTCTTCCCAAAAGCTTCACCATCCGGAAGAAACTTTGAAGAATAGCAATTCTGATCACAAAGATGAAAAACACAAGAAGTTGGACCGACACACTGGAAAAG TGAAGAAGATGGTTCAAAACATTGAACAAGGACAGATAG ATCCAGTCTCTATAGAAAATGAAGTGGAAGAGAATAGGAAAAAAGAAGACAGTAAATCAGATGACATGACAAACACCATTTCTAAACAGACAG AGTCAGAGAAAAGGGTAGATGAGCAAACATCGGTTTCACTTGAAAATGGTATTTGGCCATCTGCAGTCCAGCCAAATTCTCCTTTGAACGACGAGGCACCTGTTGCTGCGGAAGATGTCAACTCACAACAGGCCCctggaataaagaaagaaaatcaatcaATTGGCTCAG GTGTGGAAAACAACAAAGATGAGCCCAAAAAAGTTAAGCCTGTTGTGCCTGTAAAGTCTTTTAAAATCAGAAAAGGACAAGCTAATATAAATCCAGCCAGAGAAGAAGAACACAGTGGGGCCACAGAATCTGGTCTGCAATCATCCACTGCTCCTAAAAATCCAG ACTTGGTGAAAAAAGCAGATGACGACCAAATGTCTGCTCCTGAAAATAATGCCTCTCTGTCAGCTGCAGAGCCGCTTTCATCTTTGGCCCCAGCTTCTCCAACGATGGCATCTAAAAATGATGCTGGGGAAAATGTGGATGGCTCCAACAAAGAACAGGCTACTGGACAACCTAATAAGGAAATTGTTGGAAAGTCATCAGGCTCGGGGGAAGGAAATTAA